From a region of the Pieris rapae chromosome 22, ilPieRapa1.1, whole genome shotgun sequence genome:
- the LOC110992564 gene encoding tubulin beta chain encodes MREIVHVQAGQCGNQIGSKFWEVISREHAIGPDGMYHGTHHILKDRLNVYYNEASSGKYVPRAVLVDLEPGTMDSVRSGPYGQLFRPDNFVFGQSGAGNNWAKGHYTEGAELVDSVLDVIRKEAEGCDCLQGFQLAHSLGGGTGSGMGTLLLSKIREEFPDRIMTTFSVVPSPKVSEVVLEPYNATLSVHQLVENTDMTFCIDNEALYNICFKTLRLSSPTYGDLNHLISYTMAGVTTSLRFPGQLNADLRKLAVNMVPFPRLHFFMPGFAPLTARNSFNFRAQNVAELLSQMFNPGNMMTACDPRHGRYLTVATMFRGIMSMREVDEQILAIQNKNSSYFVEWIPNNMKVSVCDVPPEGLKMAATFIGNTTAIQEVFKRILEQFTAMFRRRAFLHWYTGEGMDEMEFTEASSNMFDLISEYQQYQVAEIDDEELELEDEEIETGIPVQLDH; translated from the exons tTTTGGGAAGTCATCTCCCGTGAACATGCAATTGGTCCAGATGGAATGTACCATGGGACACATCACATTCTCAAAGACCGTCTGAATGTATACTACAATGAGGCATCAAGTG gcAAGTACGTCCCTCGCGCTGTGCTGGTTGACCTGGAGCCAGGTACCATGGACTCTGTCCGTTCCGGGCCTTATGGACAGCTATTCAGACCAGACAACTTTGTCTTTGGGCAGAGTGGGgcag gtaaCAACTGGGCCAAAGGACATTATACAGAAGGCGCTGAATTGGTTGATTCTGTGCTTGATGTCATCAGGAAGGAAGCTGAAGGATGCGACTGCCTCCAAG GTTTCCAGCTCGCCCACTCCTTGGGTGGAGGAACTGGGTCTGGTATGGGAACTCTACTCCTCAGCAAGATACGAGAGGAGTTTCCTGATAGGATCATGACCACTTTCAGTGTTGTACCATCACCaaaa gtatCAGAAGTTGTTCTGGAGCCATACAATGCGACTCTGTCCGTTCACCAATTGGTGGAGAACACTGATATGACGTTCTGTATTGACAATGAAGCCCTCTACAACATCTGCTTCAAGACTTTGAGGTTAAGCAGCCCGACATATGGAGATCTCAATCATTTGATATCG tacacAATGGCGGGTGTGACTACAAGCCTTCGTTTCCCGGGTCAATTGAACGCTGATTTGCGCAAATTGGCTGTCAACATGGTTCCTTTCCCGCGACTACATTTCTTCATGCCGG gctTCGCACCCCTCACGGCGAGGAATTCATTTAACTTCAGAGCGCAGAACGTTGCGGAACTACTGTCGCAG atgTTCAACCCGGGTAATATGATGACAGCGTGTGATCCTCGTCACGGTCGTTATTTGACAGTGGCCACCATGTTCAGAGGTATCATGTCCATGAGGGAAGTGGATGAACAGATTCTGGCCATTCAGAACAAGAACTCCAG TTACTTCGTGGAATGGATTCCCAACAATATGAAAGTATCAGTTTGTGACGTACCACCAGAGGGATTAAAGATGGCCGCCACCTTCATAGGTAACACTACAGCCATTCAAGAGGTATTCAAGCGAATCTTGGAACAGTTCACTGCTATGTTCAGAAGACGG gCCTTCCTCCATTGGTACACGGGCGAGGGTATGGACGAGATGGAGTTCACTGAGGCATCCAGCAACATGTTCGATTTAATATCAGAATATCAGCAGTACCAG gtcGCTGAAATAGATGATGAGGAATTGGAGTTGGAAGACGAAGAAATCGAAACCGGCATACCGGTCCAGTTGGATCATTAA